AGCCAGCGATCGAGAATCGTTGCCGCGCTTCAGGTACGGGCCATAGCGCCCGTTCTGCGCGGTGATCTCCTCACCCGAAGCGGGGTCCACCCCGACCACACGCGGCAGGGACAGCAACTTCAGCGCGTCTTCGAGGGTGACCGTCTGCAGGTCCATGCTCCGAAGCAGCGAACCAGTGCGCGGTTTCACACCGACGGCCTTCTTGGCCTTCTTGACCGCCTCAGCGGCCGCGGCCGGCTCCGGCAGGATCTCGGTTACGTAGGGCCCATACCGACCGTCCTTGGCCACGATCTCGTGACCGGTTTCGGGGTCCACACCCAGAACCCGACCCTCCTGCGGTGTGGCGAAGAGTTCTTCGGCCAACTCCAGGGTCAGTTCGTCGGGCGTGAGCGAGTCGCTGAGATTGGCCCGCTGCGGTGTGGGCTCGCCGGTGTCGCCGGTCACCAGACGCTCCAGGTAGGCACCATTCTTGCCCACCCGAACATAGATGGGACGACCTTCGGCGTCGTCAAAAAGCTTGATAGAGTTGACTTCTCGTGCGTCGATGCCCTCGAGATTGATCCCGACGAGCTTCTTGAGGCCACCCGAGCGGGCTACCGAATCGGGCACACCATGATCGCCACCAAAGTAGAAATTGCTAAGCCAGTTGGTGCGGTGCTCGTGGCCGGCGGCGATCTCATCCAGCTCGTCTTCCATCGCCGCGGTGAAGTCGTAGTCGACAAGCCGGCCGAAATGCTGCTCGAGCAAACCGGTTACGGCGAACGCCACCCAGGACGGCACCAGGGCACTGCCCTTCTTCTGCACGTAGCCGCGGTCCTGGATGGTCTTGGTGATCGACGAGTAGGTCGACGGCCGGCCGATACCGAGTTCCTCTAGCGCTTTGACCAGTGACGCCTCGGTATAGCGGGCCGGCGGGTTGGTGGCGTGACCGTCCGGGGTCAACTCGACGATGTCCACCCGTTGACCCGGGGTCAGGTGGGGCAATTGCCGCTCGGCATCGTCGGCCTCGCCGCCGACCAGCTCGTCCACGGTTTCCACGTAGGCCTTGAGGAAGCCCGCGAAAGTCAGGGTGCGTCCGGACGCCGAGAACACCACCTCCTGCTCCCCCGACCTACCCGCGATCCGCAGGCTCAGCGTCATGCCGCGCGCATCGGCCATCTGCGAGGCCACGGTGCGCTGCCAGATCAGCTCATAGAGCCGGAAATCGTCGCCGTCGAGTTCACGACGGACCGCGTCCGGGGTGGCGAACGTTTCACCGGCGGGGCGGATGGCCTCGTGCGCCTCCTGTGCGTTCTTCACCTTGCGGGTGTATTGGCGAGGAGAGGGGGCCACGTACTCCTCGCCGTAGAGCTGACGAGCTTGCGTGCGTGCGGCGCTGATCGCCGACTCCGACAGCGTCGTCGAGTCGGTACGCATGTAGGTGATGTAGCCGTTCTCGTACAGTCGCTGGGCGATGCTCATCGTCCGCTCGGCGGAGAACCGCAACTTGCGGCTGGCCTCCTGCTGCAGCGTGGACGTCATGAACGGCGGGTACGGACGCCGGGTGTAGGGCTTCTCCTCGGCCGAGGCCACCCTCAGCTGCGCGCCAACCAGACCCGCGGTCAACGAGCTGGCACCGGCTTCGTCCAGCACGAGCACTTCGTCGGCCTTGCGCAGCGTGCCCAGCGAGTCGAAATCGCGGCCGGTGGCCACGCGCCGCCCGGCCACGCTCGTCAGCCGGGCGGTGAAGCTGGCCGGCTTTGCGTCCGGGTCGGAGACGCTGGCATCCAGCTTGGCGAGGATGTCCCAGTACGCCGCGCTGCGGAACGCCATGCGGTCGCGTTCCCGTTGCACGACGATGCGGGTAGCCACCGACTGCACCCGGCCCGCCGACAACTTGGGCGCGACCTTCTTCCACAGCACCGGGCTGACTTCGTAGCCGTACAGCCGGTCCAGGATGCGCCGGGTCTCCTGCGCGTCGACCAGGTCGATGTCCAGGTCGCGCGGGTGCTCAGCGGCGGCGCGGATCGCCGGCTCGGTGATCTCGTGGAAGACCATCCGCTTGACCGGTACGCGCGGCTTGAGGGTTTCCAGCAGATGCCAGGCGATGGCTTCGCCCTCACGGTCGCCATCCGTGGCCAGATAGAGCTCGTCAACGCCGTTGAGCAGGCCCTTGAGCTCGCTGACGGTGCTCTTTTTCTCGGGGCTGATGATGTAGAGCGGTTCGAAGTCGGCGTCGACGTTCACCCCGAGCCGCGCCCACGGTTCGGACTTGTACTTTGCCGGCACATCGGCCGCGGCCCGCGGCAGGTCGCGGATGTGCCCACGAGAGGATTCGACGATGTAGCCAGAGCCCAGGTAGGAGGCTAGTTTGCGCGCCTTGGTGGGCGACTCGACAATGACGAGCCGCCGGCCGCTCCCATTGCCGCCGCCGGGGCCCTTCGTTTTCGGCTCAGCCAACTGCGCCTACGCTCCATCTCTTATCCCGGCCCCCGTTGCGGGACCACCCCTGCAGGTGGTGGGAGCGACCGACTGCTGAATTGTGGGCAATTCCGGTACTCCGTCGTTCCCTCGCCTGCGGGCAACTGACAATTTCGCACCCCAGGGCGGGCCTGCGCAAACCGACTGCAAAACTGGTGACCCGCAACACGGGCTCAAACGGCCGCTCACGGCTCGCTGGGGCAATCGGGGTCGCCGGGTTAGACTCTAGGCCATTGCGCCGCTGCCTCGGCGTTGTCGGGGGGTTCCCCCACGTTCTCTACCAGGCGCGATAGCCTGCGTCGACCGCTGATCCGCAGCGCGGGCCGGCCTCCGCGGGTACCGATCAGGGTGGGCGCGATCCCGACCCGCATCAGCGCCGACGCCAGCGGCGAATGGGTGTCCGGAGCGTGCGGATCCAGCCCCAGCAGATAGCGATCGGTTTCCGGGCTACCCGCCGCCAGGGTCCATGCGCGCAGCTCGCGGGGGCCGGGCAGCCATCGCGGGGGCACGGTCTTGACCGCACCGCGCGTCCACTCGGCGGCGATGCTGCACAGCGACGGGTCAACTGCCGTCCGCACCAGCGGGGTGTTTTCGTCGGTACGAGCGATCTCGGGTACCAAACCGGCTTCCTGGATCATCTCGGCCAGGGCCGATGCGCGCCAGAGCTCCTCTACGACCACCGACAGGCGAGCGCCGGAACCCACCAGCACGATCTGGCCGGAGGCCGCCAGCACCCCGGAGAGATCCGCGACCGCGGGGGGTACCGACTCCGCGGCGAAGAAGGAAAGCTGGCTCACCTCACCGACAGTAAGCCAGCGAGCCGGTCGGCGGCTTCAGGCATCCGGCGCGCCGGCCACGCGCCGTGCCGAGCAGACGCAAAACCCCCAAAACGGAGCCGTTTTGGGGGTCTTTTGCGTCTGCTCGCGGGTAACTCAGAGCGAGCGGACTCCGGTGGCCTGGGGGCCCTTAGGGCTGTGGCCGATCTCGAATTCGACCTTCTGGTTTTCTTCAAGGGTGCGGAAGCCCGTTCCCTGGATCTCCGTGTAGTGGACAAACACATCCGCGGAACCGTCCTCGGGGGCGATGAAGCCGAACCCCTTCTCCGCGTTGAACCACTTCACAGTTCCCTGTGGCATTTCTCGATCTTTCCTTTTCTTCTGGGTGCGGGGCACCGCCTTTCGGCGCCCCGGGCCAGCTACGACCGCCATACCTAGCCGAGTCGCCGGAACTTCACCCGACCGATAACCTCGCAGGAACCGCGGCCGCAACGTCGATCCTGCGAAAGTTTGACACGAACACAGAAGCTGCGACCGCCAATCAGTCAATCATGTTCGTCGCGTCGGCGACAGCCTGTAACTGTGGACGGATTTGCGAAGGGTTACAAATGGCGAGTTTCGGCAGCGACCTGCTGGCCGCCGCGGTCGCGGGAACCCCGCCGGGCGAACATCCGCTCCGCCATGTCGCCGAGCTGCCACCGCGCAGTGGCCGACCGCGCGGTTGGCCGGAATGGGCCGAGCCCGACGTGGTTGGCGCGTTTGTCGACCGCGGCATCGTCTCGCCGTGGTCACACCAGCTCGAGGCCGCTCAGGTGGCCCATAGCGGCCGTCATGTCGTGGTGAGCACCGGTACCGCATCGGGCAAGTCGCTGGCCTATCAACTTCCGGTGCTCAACACGCTGGCAACCGACCCCCGGGCCCGGGCGTTGTATTTGTCGCCGACGAAAGCGCTTGGTCACGATCAGTTGCGCGCCGCCCACACGCTGGCTGCAGCCGTTCCGCGGCTGGCTGACGTCGCGCCGACGGCCTATGACGGCGACAGTCCCGACGAAGTGCGCCGTTTCGCGCGCGAGCGCTCCCGGTGGCTGTTCTCCAACCCCGACATGACCCACCTGTCGGTGCTTCGAAACCATGCGCGCTGGGCTGTCCTGTTACGAAACCTTCGTTTCGTGATCATCGATGAATGTCATTACTACCGTGGCGTTTTCGGCTCGAATGTGGCGATGGTGTTGCGCCGGCTGCTGCGGTTGTGCGCCCGTTACTCGGCTTACCCGACGGTCATCTTCGCCAGCGCGACGACGGCGTCGCCGGGCACCACGGCCGCAGAACTCATCGGTCAGCCGGTCGAGGAGGTCACCGAAGACGGCTCACCGCAAGGGGCCCGCACGGTGGCGTTGTGGGAGCCCGCGCTACGGACCGACCTGACCGGCGAGCATGGCGCCCCGGTGCGGCGGTCGGCCGGCGCCGAGGCGGCGCGAGTGATGGCCGACCTGATTGCCGAGGGCGCGCAGACCTTGACGTTCGTGCGATCGCGGCGCGCGGCGGAACTGACCGCGCTGGGTGCCCGGGCCCGGCTGGGCGACATCGCCCCGGAACTGTCCGACGCGGTGGCGTCGTATCGGGCCGGTTATCTCGCCGAGGACCGCAGCGCGCTGCACCAGGGCCTGGTCGAAGGCCGGCTGCGCGGTCTGGCCACCACCACCGCGCTGGAGCTGGGTGTGGATATCGCCGGGCTGGACGCGGTGGTGCAGGCCGGCTTTCCGGGGACGGTTGCATCGTTCTGGCAGCAGGCTGGCCGGTCGGGCCGACGCGGGCAGGGCGCGCTGGTGGTGCTGATCGCTCGCGACGATCCGCTGGACACCTATCTGGTCCACCACCCTGGTGCGCTGCTGGACAAGCCGGTGGAGCGGGTCGTGATCGATCCGGCCAACCCCCATCTATTGGGCCCCCAACTCCTTTGTGCGGCCACCGAACTACCGCTCGACGACGCCGAGATCCGATCGTGGGGCGCCGAGCAGGTGGCCGAGGGCCTGGTCGACGACGGGCTGTTGCGGCAACGGTCCGGCAAGTACTTTCCATCACCCGGAGTACAACCGCACGCGGCGGTGGATATTCGGGGTTCGGCTGGCGGCCAGATCGTCATCGTGGAGACCGACACCGGGCGGCTGCTGGGTAGCGTCGGCATCGGTCAGGCCCCGGCGTCGGTGCACCCGGGGGCGGTGTACCTGCACCAAGGTGAGAGCTATGTCGTCGACTCGCTGGATTTCCAGGACGGAATCGCGTTCGTACACTTCGAAGATCCCGACTATGCGACCTACGCGCGTGAGGTCACCGACATCGCGGTCACCGGACCCGGTGAGCGGTTGGCTTTCGGGCCCGTCACCCTGGGTTTGGTGCCGGTGACGGTCACCCATCAGGTCATCGGCTACCTGCGCCGCCGGCTGTCCGGAGAGGTGATCGACTTCGTCGAGCTGGACCTACCGGAACAGGTGTTGCCCACCACCGCGGTCATGTACACCGTCACCGCCGATGCGTTGGGCTGCAACGGCATTGAGGCGCCGCGGATTCCCGGGTCGCTGCACGCCGCCGAACACGCGGCGATCGGGCTGCTGCCGTTGGTGGCCAGCTGCGACCGCGGCGACATCGGCGGCTTGTCCACCGCGATCGGTCCCGACGGGCTGCCCAGTGTCTTTGTCTACGACGGCTATCCGGGCGGGGCGGGATTCGCCGAACGTGGGTTTCGACAGGCCCGCACCTGGTTGCATGCGACGGCCGCGGCCATCGCGGCGTGTGACTGCCCCAGCGGATGCCCGTCGTGTGTGCAGTCCCCCAAGTGCGGTAACGGCAACGACCCGCTGGACAAGGCCGGTGCGGTGCGGGTGCTGCGGATGGTGCTCGCGGAGTTGGGCGACGAGGCGCGCTGAGCCGCCGGACAGCGCACCGTGACCAGCGGTGGAAATCTTGGCGAAACCACGGATGGGCTGCGCCATACCGCGCTACGGTGCAGTCTGCGGAGTACTTCGACGGTGATCCGGGCTCAAGCCGGGTCGTCGAGGCCTAGGGGGGGCTGAGATGTCATTTGTCCTCGCGGTGCCAGAGTTCCTGGGGTCAGCGGCAACGGATCTGGCCAATCTCGGCTCAGCAGTGAGCGCGGCCAACACGGCCGCGGCGACTCAGACGACAACGGTGCTCGCGGCGGCCGAAGATGAGGTATCAGCGGCTATTGCGGCACTGTTCTCCGCTCACGGCCAGAGCTATCAGGCGATCAGCGCGCAGGCCGCGGCGTTTCAAGCCCAGTTTGTGCGGGCCCTGTCCGCAAGTTCGGCGGCCTATGCCAGTGCCGAGGCCGCCAGTGCCGCGTCAATAGCCGACCCGCTGCTCAACGCGATCAACGGCCCGGTTCTGGCGCTGACCGGGCGCCCGCTGATCGGCAATGGCGCCAACGGCGCCCCGGGCACCGGGGCGGACGGGCGGCCGGGCGGCTGGCTGCTCGGCGACGGCGGGGCCGGCGGCTCGGGCGCGGCGGGCCAAAAGGGCGGCAACGGCGGGGCGGCCGGTCTTCTTGGCACCGGCGGGGCCGGCGGGGCCGGCGGGAGCTTAATAGACGGCACCGCAGGAGCGGGCGGGACCGGCGGGGCCGGCGGACTGGTGTCCGGCGACGGTGGGGCCGGTGGCGCCGGCGGGGTCGGCTTCCCTGCCGTGACCGGCGGGGCCGGCGGGGCCGGCGGCACCGGCGGGGCCGGCGGGCTGTTGGGCGGCGGCGGAGCCGGTGGCGCCGGCGGGATCGGCTCCCTCGGGGCCGGCGGAAACGGCGGGGCCGGCGGGACCGGCGGGCTCCTGGGCGGGCTCGTCGGCGCCGGCGGCGGCAATGGCGGTGTTGGTGGCGCGGGGAGCCTTGCGACCGCTGGGGGTATCGGTGGGGCCGGCGGGAACGGTGGCCTACTCGCCGGCGCCGGAGGCGCCGGCGGGGACGGCGGTTTCGGCCAGGCACTACCCGGCGGGGACGGCGGGACCGGCGGGAACGCCGGCCTGCTGTTCGGCGGTGGCGGCGCGGGTGGAGCCGGCGGGTCCAGCGAAACTGCCGGCGGGACCGGCGGAGCCGGTGGCAATGCCGGCCTGCTGATGTCTAGCGGCGGGGCGGGCGGAGCCGGCGGATTCGGGGCAACGGCTGGCGGTGACGGCGGCGCCGGCGGCCGCGCCACGCTGCTCGGCAGCGGCGGGATCGGCGGCGCCGGCGGCGCCAGCGAGACGGGCGTCGGTGGGATCGGCGGGGCAGGCGGCACGGCCGGCTTAGGCATCGGCAACGGCGGGGCCGGCGGGGCCGGCGGATCCAGCACGACCAACAACGGCGGTGCCGGCGGGGCCGGCGGCAACGGCGTGCTGATCGGCAACGGCGGCAACGCCGGCATCGGCGGGACCGGCACGACGACGGGCAGCATCGGCGTTGGAGGCACCGCCGGGTTGCTGTTGGGTCTGGACGGCTTCAACGCCCCCGCCAGCGCCTCGCCACTACACACCCTGCAACAACAGGCGCTAGGCGCGATCAACGCGCCCATCCAGGCAGCCACCGGGCGCCCGCTGATCGGTGGCGGCGCACCCGGGCTGGCCGGCACCGGGGCAAACGGCGCGCCCGGTGGGTGGTTGCTCGGCGACGGCGGGGCCGGCGGCTCGGGTGGGGCGGGCCTGCCCGGCGGTAACGGCGGGGCCGCCGGGTTGGTGGGCGCCGGCGGGTCCGGCGGTGCCGGCGGCAACATCGCGGTTGGTACCGCCGGGGCGGGCGGCGAGGGCGGGGCCGGCGGATGGCTGTCCGGCACCGGCGGGGTCGGCGGCGCCGGCGGAGCCTCATCGAGCGGGAACGGTGGGGACGGCGGGGCCGGCGGGACGAGCAGGCTGTTCGGCGCTGGCGGGACCGGCGGGGGCGGCGGCGCCGGTCTGACCGGACTCGGCGGAGCCGGCGGGGCCGGCGGAGCCGGCGGCCTGCTCGGCGGGCTGGTCGGCGCCGGCGGCGGGGCCGGCGGAGCAGGCGGGATCAGCGACACCGCTGGGGGCGGCGCGGGCGGAGCTGGCGGCAATGCGGGCCTGTTCGGCGGCCCCGGCGGCGCCGGCGGGAGCGGCGGGCTCGGCCCCACCGCCGGCGGGGATGGCGGCACGGGCGGCAGCGCCGGCCAACTGTTCGGCAGCGGCGGGGCAGGCGGCGCGGGCGGAGTCTCGGGGGGCACTGGCGGGGCCGGCGGCCACGGTGGCAACGCCGGCCTGCTGTTCGGCAGCGGAGGGACAGGCGGCGACGGCGGGTTCGGCTCGGGCATCGGAGGTAACGGCGGGACCGGCGGCGACGCGATCCTGCTTGGTTACGGGGGAACGGGCGGGGCCGGCGGAATTGGCACAACTGCAGGCGACGGCGGGGCCGGCGGCAAGGCCGGCTTGCTGAACGGCAACGGCGGGGCCGGCGGCTCCGGCGGCGAGGGTAGGCCCGTCACAGGTACCGGCGGTACCGGTGGCGTCGGGGGCAACGCCCTGGTGATCGGCAACGGCGGTAATGGCGGCAACGGCGGGATCGGGGGACTGGCGTCGGGTGACCCCGGCACCGGCGGCTCCTCGGGCCCGTTATTTGGCGCGGACGGGCTAAGCGGGTTGCCGTAAGCGCCGGGCTCCGCTTGTGGCTTTCGGGACGCGCCCGCCTGCGCCGACAGCGTCGATCCGCAAGTCCGCGGATTCTCGGACGTGCCAGTGAGATCGAGAATCCGGACAAGCCTGGGACGTCTTGGCTGCTAGCGCCATCCGCTGCCATTCACCCCACAGTTTTGGTGGTGGTCGGACACTAGCCCGATTCTCGTGACCCCGTCGGAAGGTGTCACATGTCATATGTCATCGCAGTCCCGAAGCTACTGGGAGCAGCGGCAACAGATTTGACCACTCTGGGCTCGTTGCTTAGCGCGGCCAACGTTTCGGCCGCGGCGACCCAGACAACGGCGGTGCTGGCCGCGGCCGAGGATGAAGTGTCTGCGGCGATCGCGGCGCTGTTCTCCAGCCATGTCCAGGGCTATCAGCGCAGCGGCCGCAAATGGTGCGGCAATTTTAGCCAACCCCCTAGAGCCTGCGCAGCGAGAACTGCTCAACCTGATCAATGCGCCCGGCCTGGCGCTCACCGGACGTCCGCTGATCGGCAAATGACGCCAGCGCGACCCCGGGTACCGGGCAGGACGGCGCGCCCGGCGGCTGGTTATCCGGCGACGGCGGGGCCGGCGGCTCCGGCGCGCCCGGCCTCAACGGCGGGAATGGCGGGACCAGCGGGAACTCCGCTGCCAACTTCGGCGGGGCCGGCGGCCAGGCCGGCCAACTTCTGGGCGGCGGCGGCGCGGGCGGGGCCGGCGGCCAGGGCGGCACTATCGGTGGTGACGGCGGTGTAGGCGGCAACGCTGTGCTATTCGGCAACGGCGGGACCGGCCCGGCCGCGGGCAGCCCTGGCACACCGGCGGCGGCAGCGGGCTGCTGCGGGCCTAGACGGACTCAACGGGTTGCCCTAGCCGGCCAGCGCTGCGTTGATGGCCGATTCGGTGCAGACCCTGCAGCATTAGAGCAGCTCACGCCGTCAACGCGGCCGTCCAGACACAGACCAGGTGCCCGCTGGGCGGCAACGGCGGGACCACCACGATGCCAGGCAAGACCGGAAACGGCGGCAGCGGCGGGGTTGCTATTGGGCCAGAACGGAATCAACGGTTTGCCGTAGCCACCCATGTTGGCGGGCAAGATCGGCCGAACGGGATTGGGGCCGACCACACGGACCTGCACTGCGGACGCCACAACCACGCAATTCCTTGCTACTGAAGGAATGCCGACTGCCATCACACATCGCAACAGACGCTCGGAGTAGTCATCCGATTCGCGTCCCGGCATCGTAGGCGCAACACGAAACTACCTGGCGCCAAGTGAGATACGCAAATCACCAGGCAACATGCTGAAGGCTCCGGCTGGGCCGATCACGGCAACCACCAAGCGGTGGGTCCGGTCAGGGCTGGCTTCCCGGTGGGCCGTCGCCCGCCATCGGACAAGCCGGCGGAAACGGCGGCGCGGGCGGGTACGCCGCCAGCGGCAACAGCGGCGGCACCGGCGGTACCAGCGGCAACGCGGGGCGCCACATCGGCAATAGCCTTCTCGATGTCACCGGCAGCGACCGCACCGGCGGTGAGCGGGACGGCGAGGACGGTTTGACCGGGTTGGCGTAGCTGGCGCCGCCCCACACCCCGCCCCCACACGCATGCGCTGTCCTGCAACGGAATTCCCTCGATGACCACCATCGGCACCCCGGCGTGTCAATGCGGCATCGCGGCCGTAGACTGCTCGCATGACCCACGACTGGCTGCTCGTGGAGACGCTGGGGGACGAACCGGCCGTGGTAGCGCAGGGGCGTGAGCTAAAGAAGCTTGTCCCTATCACCACGTTCTTGCGTC
The nucleotide sequence above comes from Mycobacterium decipiens. Encoded proteins:
- a CDS encoding DEAD/DEAH box helicase; the encoded protein is MASFGSDLLAAAVAGTPPGEHPLRHVAELPPRSGRPRGWPEWAEPDVVGAFVDRGIVSPWSHQLEAAQVAHSGRHVVVSTGTASGKSLAYQLPVLNTLATDPRARALYLSPTKALGHDQLRAAHTLAAAVPRLADVAPTAYDGDSPDEVRRFARERSRWLFSNPDMTHLSVLRNHARWAVLLRNLRFVIIDECHYYRGVFGSNVAMVLRRLLRLCARYSAYPTVIFASATTASPGTTAAELIGQPVEEVTEDGSPQGARTVALWEPALRTDLTGEHGAPVRRSAGAEAARVMADLIAEGAQTLTFVRSRRAAELTALGARARLGDIAPELSDAVASYRAGYLAEDRSALHQGLVEGRLRGLATTTALELGVDIAGLDAVVQAGFPGTVASFWQQAGRSGRRGQGALVVLIARDDPLDTYLVHHPGALLDKPVERVVIDPANPHLLGPQLLCAATELPLDDAEIRSWGAEQVAEGLVDDGLLRQRSGKYFPSPGVQPHAAVDIRGSAGGQIVIVETDTGRLLGSVGIGQAPASVHPGAVYLHQGESYVVDSLDFQDGIAFVHFEDPDYATYAREVTDIAVTGPGERLAFGPVTLGLVPVTVTHQVIGYLRRRLSGEVIDFVELDLPEQVLPTTAVMYTVTADALGCNGIEAPRIPGSLHAAEHAAIGLLPLVASCDRGDIGGLSTAIGPDGLPSVFVYDGYPGGAGFAERGFRQARTWLHATAAAIAACDCPSGCPSCVQSPKCGNGNDPLDKAGAVRVLRMVLAELGDEAR
- the cspA gene encoding cold shock protein CspA, which translates into the protein MPQGTVKWFNAEKGFGFIAPEDGSADVFVHYTEIQGTGFRTLEENQKVEFEIGHSPKGPQATGVRSL
- a CDS encoding PE family protein — protein: MSFVLAVPEFLGSAATDLANLGSAVSAANTAAATQTTTVLAAAEDEVSAAIAALFSAHGQSYQAISAQAAAFQAQFVRALSASSAAYASAEAASAASIADPLLNAINGPVLALTGRPLIGNGANGAPGTGADGRPGGWLLGDGGAGGSGAAGQKGGNGGAAGLLGTGGAGGAGGSLIDGTAGAGGTGGAGGLVSGDGGAGGAGGVGFPAVTGGAGGAGGTGGAGGLLGGGGAGGAGGIGSLGAGGNGGAGGTGGLLGGLVGAGGGNGGVGGAGSLATAGGIGGAGGNGGLLAGAGGAGGDGGFGQALPGGDGGTGGNAGLLFGGGGAGGAGGSSETAGGTGGAGGNAGLLMSSGGAGGAGGFGATAGGDGGAGGRATLLGSGGIGGAGGASETGVGGIGGAGGTAGLGIGNGGAGGAGGSSTTNNGGAGGAGGNGVLIGNGGNAGIGGTGTTTGSIGVGGTAGLLLGLDGFNAPASASPLHTLQQQALGAINAPIQAATGRPLIGGGAPGLAGTGANGAPGGWLLGDGGAGGSGGAGLPGGNGGAAGLVGAGGSGGAGGNIAVGTAGAGGEGGAGGWLSGTGGVGGAGGASSSGNGGDGGAGGTSRLFGAGGTGGGGGAGLTGLGGAGGAGGAGGLLGGLVGAGGGAGGAGGISDTAGGGAGGAGGNAGLFGGPGGAGGSGGLGPTAGGDGGTGGSAGQLFGSGGAGGAGGVSGGTGGAGGHGGNAGLLFGSGGTGGDGGFGSGIGGNGGTGGDAILLGYGGTGGAGGIGTTAGDGGAGGKAGLLNGNGGAGGSGGEGRPVTGTGGTGGVGGNALVIGNGGNGGNGGIGGLASGDPGTGGSSGPLFGADGLSGLP
- the topA gene encoding type I DNA topoisomerase, which translates into the protein MAEPKTKGPGGGNGSGRRLVIVESPTKARKLASYLGSGYIVESSRGHIRDLPRAAADVPAKYKSEPWARLGVNVDADFEPLYIISPEKKSTVSELKGLLNGVDELYLATDGDREGEAIAWHLLETLKPRVPVKRMVFHEITEPAIRAAAEHPRDLDIDLVDAQETRRILDRLYGYEVSPVLWKKVAPKLSAGRVQSVATRIVVQRERDRMAFRSAAYWDILAKLDASVSDPDAKPASFTARLTSVAGRRVATGRDFDSLGTLRKADEVLVLDEAGASSLTAGLVGAQLRVASAEEKPYTRRPYPPFMTSTLQQEASRKLRFSAERTMSIAQRLYENGYITYMRTDSTTLSESAISAARTQARQLYGEEYVAPSPRQYTRKVKNAQEAHEAIRPAGETFATPDAVRRELDGDDFRLYELIWQRTVASQMADARGMTLSLRIAGRSGEQEVVFSASGRTLTFAGFLKAYVETVDELVGGEADDAERQLPHLTPGQRVDIVELTPDGHATNPPARYTEASLVKALEELGIGRPSTYSSITKTIQDRGYVQKKGSALVPSWVAFAVTGLLEQHFGRLVDYDFTAAMEDELDEIAAGHEHRTNWLSNFYFGGDHGVPDSVARSGGLKKLVGINLEGIDAREVNSIKLFDDAEGRPIYVRVGKNGAYLERLVTGDTGEPTPQRANLSDSLTPDELTLELAEELFATPQEGRVLGVDPETGHEIVAKDGRYGPYVTEILPEPAAAAEAVKKAKKAVGVKPRTGSLLRSMDLQTVTLEDALKLLSLPRVVGVDPASGEEITAQNGRYGPYLKRGNDSRSLATEDQIFAITLDEALKIYAEPKRRGRQSASAPPLRELGTDPASGKPMVIKDGRFGPYVTDGETNASLRKGDDVASVTDERAAELLADRRARGPVKRSAKRTTKKAPAKKAAKR